The proteins below are encoded in one region of Sulfolobus islandicus Y.N.15.51:
- a CDS encoding glycosyltransferase has product MNEPLVSIVIPTLNSEKTVKGTLESLQILDYKNFELVVVDGHSTDNTLNIVKQFVEKYGIRIVLEERKGRGVAYNRGVLESKGKYVAFLDSDARIATPTWIKNAVILMENNDKIGVVFTKVFSPPDSKFLQKSIDTYLCKGFTTANGAIYRKDAVLKVGGFNEKMNYMQEDELLYKLTKAGYKYEVNFNDKIYHYHRDSIRSYIKQNMEAAYGAKIFHKLTKEKWVIRDALTRLTIFFASIIFGLSLILLNIKLFLILLLLSYIILLLKVNFETCKHYRWSKYIYLSPFLIYISIIGYSIGFLTQRDKKR; this is encoded by the coding sequence GTGAATGAACCGTTAGTAAGTATAGTAATACCAACTTTAAACTCTGAGAAGACCGTTAAAGGTACTTTAGAATCATTACAAATACTTGACTACAAGAACTTTGAATTAGTAGTAGTAGATGGACATTCAACTGATAATACGCTAAATATAGTGAAACAGTTTGTAGAGAAATACGGAATAAGAATAGTATTAGAGGAGAGGAAAGGTAGAGGTGTAGCTTATAACAGAGGAGTTTTAGAAAGTAAGGGTAAATATGTAGCATTTTTAGATAGTGATGCACGAATAGCTACTCCAACATGGATAAAAAATGCAGTTATATTAATGGAAAATAATGATAAGATAGGAGTTGTTTTCACTAAAGTTTTTTCTCCTCCAGATTCTAAATTTTTGCAAAAATCCATAGATACATACCTTTGTAAAGGGTTTACAACTGCAAATGGAGCAATCTATAGAAAAGATGCAGTGTTAAAAGTAGGAGGATTTAACGAAAAAATGAATTATATGCAAGAGGATGAATTACTTTACAAATTAACGAAGGCTGGATACAAATACGAAGTTAACTTTAATGATAAAATATATCATTATCATAGAGACTCAATAAGATCTTACATAAAGCAAAATATGGAGGCTGCATATGGTGCTAAAATTTTCCATAAATTAACCAAAGAGAAATGGGTTATAAGAGATGCATTAACTAGATTAACAATATTTTTTGCCTCAATTATTTTTGGGTTATCATTGATTCTGCTGAATATTAAGCTATTTTTAATATTATTATTGCTATCATATATTATTTTATTACTTAAAGTAAATTTCGAGACTTGTAAACATTATAGATGGTCAAAATATATATATTTATCCCCTTTTCTTATATATATCTCAATTATAGGTTATTCAATAGGTTTTTTAACCCAAAGAGATAAAAAGAGATAA
- a CDS encoding DUF1616 domain-containing protein: MVEVSQLITQYKMIYSQYLLSLELYRIETYLLLVLPLMFFAIYYFFGKKLKYHYYLIWYKVNKKKKIVSLKSGKDPISNGILVGIIIILLLFGFGIYTLNIQPKENFSEMVILNSNGIIGNYPSHLVPGENALIYVLVQNHEGIPMLYQIKVILNDNNTNITLYTSYNIVNNNGEWKLPIAFAINSTGTFKLEVMLYYYNLTLQRFIYTNIFNQLVVSVS, encoded by the coding sequence ATGGTTGAGGTTTCGCAGTTAATAACTCAATATAAGATGATATACTCGCAATATCTTTTAAGCTTGGAATTATATAGGATAGAAACTTATTTATTATTAGTTTTACCATTAATGTTTTTTGCTATCTATTATTTTTTCGGAAAAAAACTAAAATACCATTATTATCTAATATGGTATAAAGTTAATAAAAAGAAAAAAATTGTATCATTAAAAAGTGGAAAAGATCCTATAAGTAATGGTATATTAGTTGGAATTATTATAATTTTACTATTATTTGGATTTGGAATATATACATTAAATATTCAGCCCAAGGAAAATTTCTCAGAAATGGTTATCTTAAATTCTAATGGCATTATTGGAAATTATCCATCACATCTAGTTCCTGGAGAAAATGCATTAATTTATGTTTTAGTCCAAAATCATGAAGGTATACCAATGCTTTATCAAATTAAAGTGATTTTAAATGATAACAATACTAATATAACTCTATATACATCATATAATATAGTTAACAATAATGGCGAATGGAAATTACCTATAGCTTTCGCTATAAATTCTACTGGAACTTTTAAATTGGAAGTAATGTTATATTACTACAACTTAACTTTACAGAGGTTTATATATACAAATATCTTTAACCAGTTAGTAGTTAGTGTAAGTTAA
- a CDS encoding glycosyltransferase family 4 protein, with protein MKVVLFPSTDKPWDGIEAYSFELAKRLSKKGIEVVGIRIGIKNNVKAINDNFTLIDVKTPNFQGKLYALRILISSPKTLKIMENADIVHGIGGYYAGIELFPIGKKVVTIIGASSLRETSKIKRNFRRLYMYFIYKMASAYIVPNEIIMNEIKKYVKINPILIPLGIDIEGLKINESKSEIKAKFGFNDDDIIILYLGQLVKGKRLPELIRAFQIVLNKIPNSKLVLVAWGYLKDYLQSLVNELRLNGKVFFMNPLPYNQRKYIYSVSDVFVMLGDSFGDGGISSAVLDALGSGLPIVVSKNSPNYLVVKDGFNGYTVNPEDYNQVANAILKSIENGKELGKNSLYVAKNFEWDIVSNKTIELYETIYSSN; from the coding sequence ATGAAAGTAGTACTTTTCCCGTCTACTGACAAGCCTTGGGATGGAATAGAAGCGTACTCATTTGAATTAGCTAAAAGATTAAGTAAAAAAGGAATAGAAGTTGTAGGTATAAGAATTGGTATAAAAAATAACGTAAAAGCTATCAATGATAACTTTACCTTAATTGATGTTAAAACGCCTAATTTTCAAGGTAAATTATATGCTTTAAGGATTTTAATTTCGTCACCAAAAACATTGAAAATAATGGAAAATGCGGATATAGTGCATGGTATAGGTGGATATTACGCTGGTATAGAATTATTTCCAATAGGGAAAAAAGTAGTAACTATCATAGGCGCAAGTAGTTTAAGAGAAACTTCTAAAATTAAGCGAAATTTTAGAAGGTTATATATGTATTTTATTTATAAAATGGCTTCAGCATATATTGTACCAAATGAAATAATAATGAATGAAATAAAAAAATACGTAAAAATTAACCCTATACTTATTCCGTTAGGTATAGATATTGAGGGATTAAAAATAAATGAGTCAAAATCTGAGATAAAAGCTAAATTTGGATTTAATGACGATGACATAATAATACTATATCTAGGGCAGTTAGTTAAAGGAAAAAGATTACCAGAGTTAATTAGAGCTTTCCAGATTGTATTAAATAAAATACCTAATTCTAAGTTAGTATTAGTAGCTTGGGGATATCTTAAGGATTATTTACAATCATTGGTAAACGAACTTAGACTAAATGGTAAAGTATTTTTTATGAATCCTTTACCATATAATCAGAGAAAGTATATTTATAGTGTTTCAGATGTTTTTGTAATGTTAGGAGATTCATTTGGCGATGGAGGAATAAGCTCTGCAGTACTTGATGCACTAGGTTCAGGTTTGCCAATAGTAGTATCAAAGAATAGTCCTAACTATTTAGTAGTTAAAGATGGTTTTAACGGATATACTGTCAATCCAGAAGATTATAATCAAGTAGCAAATGCTATATTAAAGTCTATAGAAAACGGAAAAGAACTCGGTAAAAACTCATTATATGTAGCAAAAAATTTTGAATGGGATATAGTATCAAATAAAACTATAGAATTATACGAAACAATTTACTCCAGCAATTAA
- a CDS encoding glycosyltransferase family 2 protein, which translates to MLVSIIIPTSNGEKTLPEVLNSILIQDYKNFEIIIIDNGSKDNTEKIIEKFLIENDLNLKYFKYENKLGHAGAINEGIKKASGDFVLILHDDMKLGEKNWISSMLKVFERKEVGVSSSLLVTSPFKLNGINKAFSYIYILGWHKIVNIPEQEVLFTGLNNDIIRREVIEKIGMFDNTYPYSMHDIDFSEKVRRLGYKIILNPKVHVEHLLSSYQRSLKSHLIKAWQYGFPSTLILKRYKYLPNLDNFLFFIFIIFFFMSFFINKFDILLYISIAITLLTLPLEQPNFYGKNKLKNRGKKLIISYILSSLFYLLNKNAFFLFLGGSVIFYRTLKSSIESLKELKDIKTSLQIIIFYLIWSFINGLAVFAGIFKFLIAYDKVKLSAQ; encoded by the coding sequence ATGTTAGTTTCAATAATCATTCCTACATCTAATGGCGAAAAAACATTACCAGAAGTTTTAAATAGTATACTAATACAAGACTATAAAAACTTCGAAATAATAATAATAGATAATGGTTCTAAAGATAATACAGAGAAAATAATAGAAAAGTTTTTAATAGAAAATGATTTAAATTTAAAATATTTTAAATATGAAAATAAATTAGGCCATGCAGGAGCTATTAATGAAGGAATAAAGAAAGCTTCTGGGGATTTCGTATTAATATTACACGATGACATGAAGTTGGGAGAGAAAAATTGGATATCGAGTATGTTAAAAGTCTTCGAGAGAAAAGAAGTAGGAGTTTCCTCTTCTCTTTTAGTTACATCTCCTTTTAAATTAAATGGCATAAACAAAGCATTTAGCTATATTTATATTTTAGGATGGCATAAAATTGTTAATATTCCCGAACAAGAAGTGCTATTTACGGGTTTAAATAACGATATAATAAGAAGAGAAGTGATAGAAAAAATAGGAATGTTTGATAATACTTATCCTTATAGTATGCATGATATAGATTTTTCAGAAAAAGTTAGAAGATTAGGATATAAAATAATTCTCAATCCTAAGGTTCATGTTGAGCATTTATTATCTTCTTATCAAAGGTCTCTTAAATCACACCTTATTAAAGCTTGGCAATACGGCTTTCCCTCTACTCTAATTCTAAAGAGATATAAGTATTTACCTAATTTAGATAATTTTCTATTCTTTATCTTCATTATATTCTTTTTTATGTCCTTCTTTATTAATAAATTCGATATACTACTATATATATCAATTGCTATTACGCTTTTAACTTTACCCCTAGAACAGCCTAATTTTTACGGCAAGAATAAGCTAAAAAATAGAGGAAAAAAGCTAATTATTAGTTATATTTTGTCAAGTTTATTCTATCTATTAAATAAAAATGCCTTCTTCTTATTTTTAGGAGGAAGTGTTATCTTTTATAGAACACTTAAAAGCTCTATAGAATCCCTTAAGGAACTAAAGGATATAAAGACTTCTCTTCAAATAATAATCTTCTATCTTATTTGGAGTTTTATAAATGGATTAGCAGTCTTCGCTGGAATATTCAAATTTCTAATAGCTTATGATAAAGTGAAATTATCTGCTCAATAA
- a CDS encoding glycosyltransferase family 4 protein, giving the protein MKVRILTETQQRGTFATMLLLYKKLLEIGIDAKIYTTFNSEYNVLPYPNKSRIFGYEKMVNNEKYAEKIFGIIYESKDTIIHIANAMYGILPIAEKNNAKTIINIQYWWPTCYFNSMENPYCDCKSFTKIAQCIYNKRDNYFNKLLSPIEAIYAINKLNKIKEYVSKASIILAVSNIVRDILISRGFPEDKIRVINVNAITLPIDYVEYHPSNNFTFGYLSYPDEGKGIFQLLKAFSIALKYNRNMKLKILGGLEEPRVIEMVKSLRIEDRVVVTRRFPYSEYVSKIRDMLLDVDVVVVPTLVPDTWARVVTESMLAGRPVIVTKGNGGLVEQVTDGIDGFHVNVYDLNDFALSLYNISQLPRSKIEEMGKIARENIMKKYDNKKIIEQIISLYHKLLEI; this is encoded by the coding sequence ATGAAAGTAAGAATTTTGACTGAAACGCAACAACGAGGAACATTTGCAACAATGTTATTATTATATAAAAAATTACTTGAAATTGGGATAGATGCTAAAATATATACCACGTTTAATTCAGAATATAATGTTTTGCCCTATCCTAACAAGAGTAGAATTTTTGGTTACGAGAAAATGGTAAATAATGAAAAATATGCTGAAAAAATATTTGGGATTATTTATGAATCTAAAGATACTATAATACATATTGCTAACGCCATGTATGGAATCTTACCGATAGCTGAAAAAAATAATGCCAAAACCATAATAAATATTCAATATTGGTGGCCCACATGCTATTTTAACTCTATGGAAAATCCATATTGTGATTGTAAGAGCTTTACAAAGATTGCTCAATGTATATATAATAAGAGGGATAACTATTTTAATAAATTATTATCACCTATAGAAGCAATTTATGCGATAAACAAGTTAAATAAGATAAAAGAATATGTATCCAAAGCCTCAATAATTTTAGCAGTAAGTAATATTGTGAGAGATATTCTTATATCTAGAGGATTTCCAGAAGATAAAATTCGAGTTATAAATGTAAATGCTATAACTCTACCAATTGATTATGTTGAATATCATCCTTCCAATAATTTTACATTTGGCTATCTTAGTTATCCAGACGAAGGAAAAGGTATTTTTCAATTACTTAAAGCATTTTCAATTGCTCTAAAATATAATAGAAATATGAAATTGAAAATACTAGGAGGACTAGAAGAGCCTAGGGTAATAGAGATGGTAAAGTCACTTAGAATAGAGGACAGAGTAGTAGTGACTAGAAGGTTTCCTTACTCGGAATACGTTAGTAAAATAAGAGATATGCTTTTAGATGTGGATGTTGTTGTAGTACCTACTTTAGTCCCCGATACGTGGGCTAGAGTTGTGACTGAGTCAATGTTAGCTGGAAGGCCCGTAATAGTTACTAAGGGTAATGGTGGCCTAGTGGAACAAGTAACTGATGGTATAGACGGTTTTCATGTTAACGTTTACGATTTAAATGATTTTGCATTATCCTTGTATAATATTTCTCAGCTTCCTAGAAGCAAAATAGAGGAAATGGGAAAAATAGCTAGAGAGAATATTATGAAAAAATATGATAATAAAAAAATTATTGAGCAGATAATTTCACTTTATCATAAGCTATTAGAAATTTGA